The Daucus carota subsp. sativus chromosome 9, DH1 v3.0, whole genome shotgun sequence genome window below encodes:
- the LOC108192263 gene encoding sister chromatid cohesion 1 protein 4 isoform X1 codes for MFYSQFILAKKGPLGTIWIAAHLERKLRKNQVADTDIGVSVDSILAPDVPIALRLSSHLLVGVVRIYSRKVNYLFDDCSEALLKIKQAFRSTAVDLPPEESTAPYHSITLPETFDLDDFELPDNDILEGNYVDHHISSKEQITLQDTMDGVLNSTSQFGLDERFGDGDTSVLDPEEELFLSKVAAAGHDDFMFNSGSDPQSSVQPMASFNHAETTETTDNSAIMITSANKHSEEINDDTNHLEYDQAPRTPGLLEEPNLSNIQDTSACDDHLEFEHQNLTEFAVKENMENASSNSALYLGDRNEVNGALCTGLTPVPGHPTSDKDNSFLANDLESSQKTPQEEFSTVESSLLGKSDSISLIAPASANPVEDMVMNKICAAPAILNGAEDIQNGIISNNKPEISFNAKTSEDCLEVQGVGLGKTNTGTYDLNNTCQQVSEVFLKNHGTSNQTEFSNDVEISEDLVQSSPPSNTGKLNAEFVATSEHEKSLTQGTIDKSKEMLELGNSVHENVAGTEDSIQIKSSAAPNLLEREDGSLSAKLSTITQGEEFHEDNGSNQATQLVSCSNLNGQGENVNALDSQLETMTGSVCTEFPAPEKLLSVPEMDAHNSLTMGATPGQLFAQTEGGIDTNATVTGKKRSFAESSLTMQSLNSVDSSTMVLRRTTPESVPHDDDLLSSILVGRKSLALKVKETPQQSLPYLKRHKPAPRATASKRKVLMDEQMVLHGDMIRQQLTDTEDIRRLRKKAPCTRPEISMIQKQSLEDEMFSEPIFTGVSLELTSLHNQAYDLSETTISLDDVNIDHALSKDKAGTFFEATKGMDLYEEFDSRVAEIGGGSNSLDGRVNYEAQPAKAPVLVDYEAQPAEAPVLVDYEAQPAEAPVLVESQQGDGQSMSLDPASDVAEAKNSQDLHPETIEMDVDAVNTDVTAVVYSSSTVDVTRNGTGDQTAGVLQLDAGITNEVEVTPQIEAPVQTTDEQPNVLPVEIDANAADKKEHNVDIDVHDVDVTEDIPSRHTEICDSVQVETEVCTEGVAHTESVYPTTMSVDMVACGTYNLSDEHAVDEARQNEQALLEEDMFLYAAAEYNVNNLETGGVFGMEEVTNSLDPVMVDGDLRNSMHEENTKEFNIGEVDYNDLNYSAAGNDTEFLNYDEDEVAEADEEDVPNTEETRFIDNSGWSSRTRAVAKYLQIMFDKEAERNRNVLPIDNLLVGKSRKEASRMFFETLVLKTKDYIHVEQAAPFNNINILPRSKLTKIDF; via the exons ATGTTTTATTCCCAGTTTATATTGGCCAAAAAGGGTCCTTTAGGGACCATATGGATTGCTGCACATTTGGAGCGGAAACTTCGAAAGAATCAGGTGGCTGATACAGATATTGGTGTATCTGTAG ACTCAATACTTGCACCTGATGTACCTATTGCCCTCCGTCTGTCGAGCCATCTTCTGGTTGGTGTGGTGAGGATTTATTCTAGGAAGGTGAATTATTTGTTCGATGATTGCAGTGAAGCATTGCTAAAGATTAAACAAGCATTCAGATCGACTGCAGTGGATTTGCCACCTGAGGAATCAACTGCACCATACCATTCTATTACTTTGCCAGAGACATTTGATCTTGATGACTTTGAGTTGCCTGATAATGATATACTAGAAGG TAATTATGTTGACCATCACATTAGTTCGAAGGAGCAAATTACACTTCAAGACACCATGGACGGTGTTTTAAACTCTACATCACAATTTGGTTTAGATG AAAGATTTGGTGATGGTGACACTTCTGTACTGGACCCTGAAGAG GAATTGTTTCTGAGCAAAGTTGCTGCGGCCGGACATGACGATTTCATGTTCAATTCCGG CAGTGATCCTCAGTCATCTGTGCAACCAATGGCATCTTTCAATCATGCGGAAACTACTGAGACGACTGATAACTCCGCAATCATGATAACTTCTGCCAAC AAGCATAGTGAAGAAATTAATGATGATACTAATCACCTGGAGTATGATCAGGCTCCACGCACTCCTGGATTGCTGGAAGAGCCAAATTTGTCCAACATTCAAGACACTTCTGCATGTGATGATCATCTGGAATTCGAACATCAAAATTTAACAGAATTTGCTGTGAAGGAGAACATGGAGAATGCTTCTAGTAATTCTGCTCTATATCTTGGGGATAGGAATGAAGTGAATGGTGCATTGTGCACTGGATTAACTCCTGTTCCAGGTCATCCCACTTCTGATAAGGATAATAGCTTTCTCGCCAATGACCTAGAATCCAGTCAAAAGACCCCACAGGAAGAGTTTTCAACTGTCGAATCATCACTTCTAGGCAAATCTGATTCAATATCTTTAATTGCTCCTGCTTCAGCCAATCCTGTTGAAGACatggttatgaataaaatttgtGCAGCTCCTGCTATTTTGAATGGGGCTGAAGATATCCAGAATGGAATTATTAGCAACAATAAACCTGAGATTAGCTTTAATGCTAAAACATCTGAAGATTGTTTAGAGGTTCAAGGAGTTGGGTTGGGCAAAACTAATACCGGTACATATGATTTGAATAATACCTGCCAGCAGGTCTCTGAAgtttttctgaaaaatcatgGAACATCTAATCAGACAGAGTTCTCCAATGATGTGGAAATATCAGAAGATCTTGTGCAATCATCCCCCCCTAGCAATACAGGTAAATTAAATGCAGAATTTGTTGCTACATCTGAGCATGAGAAATCTTTAACTCAGGGTACGATTGATAAATCAAAAGAGATGCTGGAACTAGGCAACTCTGTTCATGAAAATGTGGCGGGTACCGAGGATTCAATCCAAATCAAGTCATCTGCTGCTCCCAACCTACTGGAAAGAGAAGATGGTTCCCTGTCTGCTAAATTATCTACCATAACACAAG GTGAAGAATTTCATGAAGATAATGGTTCAAACCAAGCCACGCAGTTGGTTTCATGTAGCAATTTAAATGGTCAAGGGGAGAATGTGAATGCATTAGACAGTCAGTTAGAAACCATGACTGGTTCTGTATGTACTGAGTTCCCTGCTCCTGAAAAGTTACTGTCTGTACCAGAGATGGATGCACATAACAGCTTGACAATGGGGGCTACTCCAGGCCAATTATTTGCCCAAACTGAGGGGGGTATTGACACCAATGCAACTGTTACAGGGAAGAAGCGAAGTTTTGCTGAAAGTTCATTAACAATGCAGAGCCTGaattcagttgattcttcaaccaTGGTACTTCGTAGAACAACTCCAGAGTCTGTGCCGCACGATGATGATCTGTTGTCTTCCATCTTAG TTGGAAGAAAATCGTTAGCTTTAAAAGTAAAGGAAACTCCACAGCAGAGCCTTCCATATCTAAAGCGCCACAAACCAGCCCCTCGGGCTACGGCTTCTAAAAGAAAGGTGCTGATGGACGAGCAGATGGTTTTACATGGCGA CATGATACGACAACAATTAACAGATACCGAAGATATACGCCGATTACGAAAGAAAGCACCTTGCACTAGGCCTGAAATATCCATGATTCAAAAACAGTCCTTGGAGGATGAAATGTTTAGTGAACCAATCTTCACGG GTGTGTCGCTAGAGTTAACCTCACTGCACAATCAAGCATATGATCTCAGTGAAACCACAATCTCCTTGGATGATGTGAATATAGATCATGCTTTATCGAAAGACAAAGCAGGCACTTTCTTCGAAGCAACCAAGGGTATGGATCTCTACGAAGAGTTTGATTCCAGAGTAGCTGAAATAGGTGGGGGCAGCAACAGTTTGGATGGTAGAGTCAACTATGAAGCTCAACCTGCTAAAGCTCCTGTGCTGGTGGACTATGAAGCTCAACCTGCTGAAGCTCCTGTGCTGGTGGACTATGAAGCTCAACCTGCTGAAGCTCCTGTGCTGGTGGAGAGTCAGCAGGGTGATGGGCAATCTATGAGCCTGGATCCAGCTTCTGATGTAGCAGAGGCCAAAAATTCACAAGATTTGCATCCAGAGACAATTGAAATGGATGTAGATGCAGTAAATACTGATGTTACTGCTGTAGTTTATTCATCATCCACAGTTGATGTTACGAGAAATGGTACAGGTGACCAAACAGCTGGTGTTCTCCAATTGGATGCTGGCATTACCAATGAGGTGGAAGTTACACCCCAGATTGAGGCACCAGTTCAGACGACAGATGAACAGCCGAATGTGCTCCCTGTTGAGATTGATGCAAATGCAGCTGACAAGAAGGAGCATAATGTTGATATTGATGTACATGATGTTGACGTGACAGAGGATATTCCATCGAGGCATACGGAAATTTGTGATTCAGTTcaagttgaaacagaagtttgTACAGAAGGTGTTGCACACACTGAAAGTGTCTATCCAACTACCATGTCTGTAGATATGGTTGCATGCGGCACCTATAATTTAAGTGATGAGCATGCTGTGGATGAAGCAAGGCAAAATGAACAAGCACTGTTGGAAGAAGATATGTTCTTATATGCAGCAGCTGAGTACAATGTCAATAACTTGGAAACAGGGGGTGTCTTTGGTATGGAAGAGGTTACAAATTCTTTAGATCCAGTAATGGTTGATGGGGATCTCAGAAACTCTATGCATGAGGAGAACACAAAGGAATTCAATATTGGTGAAGTTGATTACAAT GATCTTAATTATTCAGCAGCTGGGAATGATACAG AGTTTCTTAATTATGACGAGGACGAAGTAGCTGAAGCAGATGAGGAAGATGTGCCTAATACTGAAGAAACACGCTTTATTGACAACAGTGGATGGTCATCCCGTACTAG AGCTGTTGCCAAGTACCTCCAGATCATGTTTGACAAAGAAGCAGAGCGCAATCGGAATGTTCTTCCTATTGACAACTTACTGGTAGGTAAAAGTCGCAAGGAGGCATCAAGAATGTTTTTCGAAACACTG GTTTTGAAGACAAAGGATTACATCCATGTAGAACAGGCGGCTCCTTTTAACAACATTAATATTTTACCCCGGTCAAAGCTCACTAAAATAGACTTTTGA
- the LOC108192263 gene encoding sister chromatid cohesion 1 protein 4 isoform X2: MFYSQFILAKKGPLGTIWIAAHLERKLRKNQVADTDIGVSVDSILAPDVPIALRLSSHLLVGVVRIYSRKVNYLFDDCSEALLKIKQAFRSTAVDLPPEESTAPYHSITLPETFDLDDFELPDNDILEGNYVDHHISSKEQITLQDTMDGVLNSTSQFGLDERFGDGDTSVLDPEEELFLSKVAAAGHDDFMFNSGDPQSSVQPMASFNHAETTETTDNSAIMITSANKHSEEINDDTNHLEYDQAPRTPGLLEEPNLSNIQDTSACDDHLEFEHQNLTEFAVKENMENASSNSALYLGDRNEVNGALCTGLTPVPGHPTSDKDNSFLANDLESSQKTPQEEFSTVESSLLGKSDSISLIAPASANPVEDMVMNKICAAPAILNGAEDIQNGIISNNKPEISFNAKTSEDCLEVQGVGLGKTNTGTYDLNNTCQQVSEVFLKNHGTSNQTEFSNDVEISEDLVQSSPPSNTGKLNAEFVATSEHEKSLTQGTIDKSKEMLELGNSVHENVAGTEDSIQIKSSAAPNLLEREDGSLSAKLSTITQGEEFHEDNGSNQATQLVSCSNLNGQGENVNALDSQLETMTGSVCTEFPAPEKLLSVPEMDAHNSLTMGATPGQLFAQTEGGIDTNATVTGKKRSFAESSLTMQSLNSVDSSTMVLRRTTPESVPHDDDLLSSILVGRKSLALKVKETPQQSLPYLKRHKPAPRATASKRKVLMDEQMVLHGDMIRQQLTDTEDIRRLRKKAPCTRPEISMIQKQSLEDEMFSEPIFTGVSLELTSLHNQAYDLSETTISLDDVNIDHALSKDKAGTFFEATKGMDLYEEFDSRVAEIGGGSNSLDGRVNYEAQPAKAPVLVDYEAQPAEAPVLVDYEAQPAEAPVLVESQQGDGQSMSLDPASDVAEAKNSQDLHPETIEMDVDAVNTDVTAVVYSSSTVDVTRNGTGDQTAGVLQLDAGITNEVEVTPQIEAPVQTTDEQPNVLPVEIDANAADKKEHNVDIDVHDVDVTEDIPSRHTEICDSVQVETEVCTEGVAHTESVYPTTMSVDMVACGTYNLSDEHAVDEARQNEQALLEEDMFLYAAAEYNVNNLETGGVFGMEEVTNSLDPVMVDGDLRNSMHEENTKEFNIGEVDYNDLNYSAAGNDTEFLNYDEDEVAEADEEDVPNTEETRFIDNSGWSSRTRAVAKYLQIMFDKEAERNRNVLPIDNLLVGKSRKEASRMFFETLVLKTKDYIHVEQAAPFNNINILPRSKLTKIDF, from the exons ATGTTTTATTCCCAGTTTATATTGGCCAAAAAGGGTCCTTTAGGGACCATATGGATTGCTGCACATTTGGAGCGGAAACTTCGAAAGAATCAGGTGGCTGATACAGATATTGGTGTATCTGTAG ACTCAATACTTGCACCTGATGTACCTATTGCCCTCCGTCTGTCGAGCCATCTTCTGGTTGGTGTGGTGAGGATTTATTCTAGGAAGGTGAATTATTTGTTCGATGATTGCAGTGAAGCATTGCTAAAGATTAAACAAGCATTCAGATCGACTGCAGTGGATTTGCCACCTGAGGAATCAACTGCACCATACCATTCTATTACTTTGCCAGAGACATTTGATCTTGATGACTTTGAGTTGCCTGATAATGATATACTAGAAGG TAATTATGTTGACCATCACATTAGTTCGAAGGAGCAAATTACACTTCAAGACACCATGGACGGTGTTTTAAACTCTACATCACAATTTGGTTTAGATG AAAGATTTGGTGATGGTGACACTTCTGTACTGGACCCTGAAGAG GAATTGTTTCTGAGCAAAGTTGCTGCGGCCGGACATGACGATTTCATGTTCAATTCCGG TGATCCTCAGTCATCTGTGCAACCAATGGCATCTTTCAATCATGCGGAAACTACTGAGACGACTGATAACTCCGCAATCATGATAACTTCTGCCAAC AAGCATAGTGAAGAAATTAATGATGATACTAATCACCTGGAGTATGATCAGGCTCCACGCACTCCTGGATTGCTGGAAGAGCCAAATTTGTCCAACATTCAAGACACTTCTGCATGTGATGATCATCTGGAATTCGAACATCAAAATTTAACAGAATTTGCTGTGAAGGAGAACATGGAGAATGCTTCTAGTAATTCTGCTCTATATCTTGGGGATAGGAATGAAGTGAATGGTGCATTGTGCACTGGATTAACTCCTGTTCCAGGTCATCCCACTTCTGATAAGGATAATAGCTTTCTCGCCAATGACCTAGAATCCAGTCAAAAGACCCCACAGGAAGAGTTTTCAACTGTCGAATCATCACTTCTAGGCAAATCTGATTCAATATCTTTAATTGCTCCTGCTTCAGCCAATCCTGTTGAAGACatggttatgaataaaatttgtGCAGCTCCTGCTATTTTGAATGGGGCTGAAGATATCCAGAATGGAATTATTAGCAACAATAAACCTGAGATTAGCTTTAATGCTAAAACATCTGAAGATTGTTTAGAGGTTCAAGGAGTTGGGTTGGGCAAAACTAATACCGGTACATATGATTTGAATAATACCTGCCAGCAGGTCTCTGAAgtttttctgaaaaatcatgGAACATCTAATCAGACAGAGTTCTCCAATGATGTGGAAATATCAGAAGATCTTGTGCAATCATCCCCCCCTAGCAATACAGGTAAATTAAATGCAGAATTTGTTGCTACATCTGAGCATGAGAAATCTTTAACTCAGGGTACGATTGATAAATCAAAAGAGATGCTGGAACTAGGCAACTCTGTTCATGAAAATGTGGCGGGTACCGAGGATTCAATCCAAATCAAGTCATCTGCTGCTCCCAACCTACTGGAAAGAGAAGATGGTTCCCTGTCTGCTAAATTATCTACCATAACACAAG GTGAAGAATTTCATGAAGATAATGGTTCAAACCAAGCCACGCAGTTGGTTTCATGTAGCAATTTAAATGGTCAAGGGGAGAATGTGAATGCATTAGACAGTCAGTTAGAAACCATGACTGGTTCTGTATGTACTGAGTTCCCTGCTCCTGAAAAGTTACTGTCTGTACCAGAGATGGATGCACATAACAGCTTGACAATGGGGGCTACTCCAGGCCAATTATTTGCCCAAACTGAGGGGGGTATTGACACCAATGCAACTGTTACAGGGAAGAAGCGAAGTTTTGCTGAAAGTTCATTAACAATGCAGAGCCTGaattcagttgattcttcaaccaTGGTACTTCGTAGAACAACTCCAGAGTCTGTGCCGCACGATGATGATCTGTTGTCTTCCATCTTAG TTGGAAGAAAATCGTTAGCTTTAAAAGTAAAGGAAACTCCACAGCAGAGCCTTCCATATCTAAAGCGCCACAAACCAGCCCCTCGGGCTACGGCTTCTAAAAGAAAGGTGCTGATGGACGAGCAGATGGTTTTACATGGCGA CATGATACGACAACAATTAACAGATACCGAAGATATACGCCGATTACGAAAGAAAGCACCTTGCACTAGGCCTGAAATATCCATGATTCAAAAACAGTCCTTGGAGGATGAAATGTTTAGTGAACCAATCTTCACGG GTGTGTCGCTAGAGTTAACCTCACTGCACAATCAAGCATATGATCTCAGTGAAACCACAATCTCCTTGGATGATGTGAATATAGATCATGCTTTATCGAAAGACAAAGCAGGCACTTTCTTCGAAGCAACCAAGGGTATGGATCTCTACGAAGAGTTTGATTCCAGAGTAGCTGAAATAGGTGGGGGCAGCAACAGTTTGGATGGTAGAGTCAACTATGAAGCTCAACCTGCTAAAGCTCCTGTGCTGGTGGACTATGAAGCTCAACCTGCTGAAGCTCCTGTGCTGGTGGACTATGAAGCTCAACCTGCTGAAGCTCCTGTGCTGGTGGAGAGTCAGCAGGGTGATGGGCAATCTATGAGCCTGGATCCAGCTTCTGATGTAGCAGAGGCCAAAAATTCACAAGATTTGCATCCAGAGACAATTGAAATGGATGTAGATGCAGTAAATACTGATGTTACTGCTGTAGTTTATTCATCATCCACAGTTGATGTTACGAGAAATGGTACAGGTGACCAAACAGCTGGTGTTCTCCAATTGGATGCTGGCATTACCAATGAGGTGGAAGTTACACCCCAGATTGAGGCACCAGTTCAGACGACAGATGAACAGCCGAATGTGCTCCCTGTTGAGATTGATGCAAATGCAGCTGACAAGAAGGAGCATAATGTTGATATTGATGTACATGATGTTGACGTGACAGAGGATATTCCATCGAGGCATACGGAAATTTGTGATTCAGTTcaagttgaaacagaagtttgTACAGAAGGTGTTGCACACACTGAAAGTGTCTATCCAACTACCATGTCTGTAGATATGGTTGCATGCGGCACCTATAATTTAAGTGATGAGCATGCTGTGGATGAAGCAAGGCAAAATGAACAAGCACTGTTGGAAGAAGATATGTTCTTATATGCAGCAGCTGAGTACAATGTCAATAACTTGGAAACAGGGGGTGTCTTTGGTATGGAAGAGGTTACAAATTCTTTAGATCCAGTAATGGTTGATGGGGATCTCAGAAACTCTATGCATGAGGAGAACACAAAGGAATTCAATATTGGTGAAGTTGATTACAAT GATCTTAATTATTCAGCAGCTGGGAATGATACAG AGTTTCTTAATTATGACGAGGACGAAGTAGCTGAAGCAGATGAGGAAGATGTGCCTAATACTGAAGAAACACGCTTTATTGACAACAGTGGATGGTCATCCCGTACTAG AGCTGTTGCCAAGTACCTCCAGATCATGTTTGACAAAGAAGCAGAGCGCAATCGGAATGTTCTTCCTATTGACAACTTACTGGTAGGTAAAAGTCGCAAGGAGGCATCAAGAATGTTTTTCGAAACACTG GTTTTGAAGACAAAGGATTACATCCATGTAGAACAGGCGGCTCCTTTTAACAACATTAATATTTTACCCCGGTCAAAGCTCACTAAAATAGACTTTTGA